TAGCTACGTTTTCCGCTCATACCAGCTCCGTGAAAATCCGCGGCTGTAGGTTTTCCTCCTTCATATTTAAATTTGGTCCGGGTGGTCCTAATTCTTTGACCGCCAATTTATCTTGACTGCTCCGACGACAGAATGTTAATTCCCGCAATTACACGATGGAGTTGCTCCGTTGAGTTGCAAAGCTAGCCATGTCGATCTTGAACGTGAACGCGATGCGTATGCGATGCGCGCATCAGAGGAGCACGTGACTTCATCAGTGCGTATGACGAAAGCACGTTGGGGCAAGCCCTCCCGGAGCCCATAGGAATGCATCGTAGAGTttacactttgaaaaaaaaatttacctgTAAGTCTATGAGAGCGCCTGGAGAGATTTAAAATCTGACTGAAAACGCCCCAaggggctgctgattggacaatgacgttcaggctgctgattggacaatggcATGCAGGCCGCTGATTGGACAATAATATTCAGACTTGGAACGgcaaaataaactgttttccGTGTGGGTCAAAGAGGGCGGCGCCCTGTCGCGCAGTATTAGCCAGCCGCCCCTGAAAGTAGtagtaaagtaaaagtaaacgGTTCCTTGGGCCAAGTGCTGCTGACACACTGGCAAAAACACAATGCCTTTGGCAGTGTTGAGtaaatgacttatttttttctgttggtttaAACAGTGACGTGAGATAAAGGCTCACTAACTGCAAAGCGGAAACTAGCACGTGACGTTTGCATATGACTGTAAGAAAACCCTGAGGTGCAGCGGTGCGCAACTCCTCTCAGAGATTAACAATCAAACAGATGTTTCTGGACCCTTGGGGGAAATGATACATGTCAAACCTGGATTTATGAAACCTTTTGCTGCACTCTTGTGGAAATCCGGCTGTAATTTGGTGTCAtctgtaaaagtaaaattagaaaaattaGAACTAGTGATCCCCTCTTTCCAGCTGACAGGTGTTACAGAATGAGGAACTTTCACccagccaaaaaaaagagaaaggaaacaaaaagaaacaacatcTGAATCAGTTTAGCTAAACCTGCAATAATTGATTTTGTGGGGCACTTTGGGGCAATGTTGATATGGCAAATAGCTGCTTATTTAAACATCCAGCAATTATGGAACTAGAGTACCTTTGATTTGGagtggtgtttgtgtccatctgGTGAACATAATATTCCCTGTCtatcagctctgtttttggtctctaccagctcctaAGGGAAAGATCTGGTGCTcaagctgctaaatgctccactatattcaccagctggtctctgactGAGTAGGTCTGTTGTTTGGGGCTGTAGAAGCAGACTGAAGGTTTCTGGCACAACTTCACACAGCTACCTTGAGGTTCATCACTACAactgacccctttcacatttttttaacaaactgtgcagaacagcagaaaaaggAGATTCCTACATCCTGTTCCCAAAGGGCCACACGCCTTGAAACACAATCATGTGACAGCTGGGTACAGAGTGTGTCATTTTAACATCCATAGCAGACTTTGGTAACATGTTAGCTGTGCAtgtgtccatccatccataaaTCTGTAAGTGCAGAAACAGCACTGCACTTGTGTGTAAGTAGCTGCTCAGTGTTGCCGTGGCAACAGCATCACCTCTTTCCTCGCCTGCTGAAGCTCTTTTTATGATATCTGTCGGcatcctctctgttctctcaatttaattcatttcattttagttCAGATGACTTCTTTATTGGCacaatactgtttttttttccccaaatcaCCTAACCAGGTGACAAAATAAACTGACATTCATTCTACTGAGAACAAtttagaaaattacattttgtgtgaacagagcttttttttccattcagtttTGCAGCTACATACAGTAAAGCTCTGTGGTGAAAATcatgacaaacatttgaagacagTCGGCCATCATGCAGGAAAATGAACTAAACAACAACAGGAACGGTCCTTTACTGTGTGACAACAAGTTTACAGCTAAAACAGCCCATACACTTATCTAAATTAAATTCAGCTTGCATTAGTATCAACATTATACaattaataaatgttaatttaaCTGTACTGTTGATGCTGTGTGATTACTTCATGCAGTACTTTTTATAATGTCAGGTTTTCTTACTGTTCCCTGTGATGTTGGTCCTCATGTATAAGTATGCATGTTTCAATATTTATACTAAGTGCTCTAGTATAGTTTTAAAACCTCGAATTACTTAAATAATTTCTTTGTTACTGCTGCGTTTACTGTCTAGTATTTATCAGAACAGTCTGGTCCCAAGATTTTAACTATTCTGTCATGTAAAGAATCCtataaacaaaatatatcaggataattattatttataattagaAGCTTCATTTTCCAGTTTGAGCCTGTGGCAAATAAAAACCCTTGATCCTGCATTGGCATAAAAtaacaagtgaatttaaaattcaaagaaaCAAATAAGTAGCAGCCTGATGCTTTTACTGTTGGTGCAGACAATATGAGTTGCACATTAAGTGACTCAGGAGTCGGCTGTCACGTTGGGCAAATCCCCATTAACCACCTCCCTGATCTTCTGTCTGCATCTCTGGTGCCTGTGCACAGAACCGGCTCTAGGCACACTCTAAGCAGCCTATAATGGTGCATTTACTGTTTACCTCTCCTGGCAGGCGTAGCGCCAGTGACATGGTTGTAGCCAACCATACAGATGCTTTGATGAGGGTGCAGTACACTGTACAGCTGTTAAAGCCCCTTGAAggaaatttgtgatttgtgatattgtcttatataaataaaactgacttggcCTGACTGCTTGTTCTATGGGCCAGAGATGAATTTAATaatcttttattattatatctGTTATTACAATATTATTAGTACTAGTAGTAATAAAATACCGTTATAACggaatcataaaaaaataatgtatatcattcattaaaaaactTTACATCCTCTTTGTGCTCATTCTACATccctgtacagtacagtagacAATAAGGAGAGACTGTAgatcccccctcccccccgttacccttctcctcccccttgcatcatcatcatcatcatcataacacGGAAGCAGAAGACAGCGAGAGGGGGCAGGAGAGGCGCAGACACAGGGAGGGAGGTTCAGACAGGTAAAAATACGGTTAAAGAGAAACGGGGACAAAGGTAGAAATAGGTGCAGGGAggtagagacagacaggtaaacaaagacagagagagcgagcatCATGGCGCTGATCCCCTCGCAGGTTCTCCGGGTCGCCATCCTGCTGTCTTATTTCTCCATCCTCTGCCACTACAAAGCTTTAGACATGCCGGCACACCAGACCTACGGGGGCAGCTGGAAGTTTCTGACCTTCATCGACCTGGTGAGATTTAACGTTTCATCTTGTTTTAAACCCCCGGCAAGTTAGCTTAATGCTCGCCGCGCAGCACGAGCTGCAGAGTCGGTGCTTCGTGTTGTCATTAGATTTGAATGGTCGTTCGTCGTTTCCGCTTCCCTGTTCTCATGGGTCCGgtgtttcattcactgtcaGTGAGGAGGGACGCGGTAAATTACACGGAAGTTTATCTGGAGTCGTTTATGAAGCCCGCAACGTGGCTCACCGGTGAGCTTCGTGTGCAGCGGCTGAACCGGAACAGGTGTTGTGGCACAGACTGCAGCCCTGCCACAAAATGCTCCCCCTACGCGGGAGTAGTGTTGCCAGATCTCGCGAGAGAAACGAGAAACCAGGTCTATGGGACCATAGCGAGCCCGATGGATCTGAAACAGCTGACTGGGaccaaagatacacacacaagaacacacacacacacacacacacacacacacacacacacacacacacacacacacagacacacacacacacacacacacacacacacacacacggattcTGAAGTGAGATCAAATTAGACTTTACACTTTAATGACCAGGAAAAATTGGAagaaggcacaaacacacacacgtcccaTTCACACTAAACAATGTGCGCATAGTAAGCATTAACAAAGAGGCCGTTCTATTAGAGCCCAGTTCTATTAGTCATTCACAAACATAGCATGTCAACTTTAGCAACAACCTCACACAGTGTTAGCCATGAACTAGCTGGAACAAGCTCACCATTTTGTGAGTGTTATAGAACATTTAACATGAACAGCCCATGCTGTTAAAGCTTGCTGCTTTAAGCAGAGGATAACGGACCAAATGAAGTTTCTGGAGCAGACGAGACTTAATTATTTACAGTGATGTTACCCGTCTGCTCCTGAAGCCTTTTGTTTGTCCTGTGATAGAAAAACATGGATGTGCTCTTGGCTTTGGTTTGGAAAAGTGTGTTTGGCcgaaacatgtaaataaaaacaaaaacggcaacaggaacaacaacaaTTACAACAAGTTATACTTATTACAACAgttatactttgtgtttatcacTATTCATGATCATAACTCATATATATTTCATTGAAATATTGGTTGTTAATAGGCCTGACATTATAGTTTTCTTAGCAGTGATTCAGTTAAGCTCTGTTTAAAGGCAAAATAATAATGaagtgcacatgtgtgtgtgtgtgtgtgtgtgtgtgtgtgtgtgtgtgtgtgtgtgtgtgagcatgagaAATAGCTGTGTCATATTTTCCACATTAGACCGCTCCTCCTTGTTAACTGTGCCTTTAATGACCTGTACACACCAGCAGCCAGGAAACACACACCGCTACAACATCTGGCTCTTAATCATTCTGTGTGTGAGCTTGCGTGTGCTAGTACATGTGCAACATGAAACTCCGACACTGAAACGTGGACATGATTGCCTTTAGATCCATTTCACAAATAACCACCAGTGTGAGTTGAGAGTAGAGATGTGTGTTGTTACCGCTCAAAGCCTCATTGCTAGCTGAGCTCTTATAGAAAATCATTAAGCTGCGTTAGCCAGGGTAGAGGCCTTGGATTTGTACCATGGTCAAAGGGataacaaacagcacacacacctaGTAAACTGTAAAACATCCTATTTCCGACAATAAGATGTGGTAAGTGTACAAACAGACTTATAACTGGATGTGAACTGGCATCCGGTTGCTTTAAAGCCAAAATTCCTCCAATGTCCAGTCATTCCTTCACCCACTGGGTGAGACCGGATACTCccagaagggggggggggggggggggggggagcggagaggaggagagatgggtGTGTGCGtcctctccatctttgtctGGAAAAGGAGGTCAGATCCATCATTGTGAACGTATCGACGGGAGTGTTTCATTACACAGAGCTGGAGGTTAAAATACTGAGCTGGTTTCTCTCTCATCACAGTCCACTTGCTGCCCTGCAGCTCCCTCTGAatttgagcatttgaaattcatgATCTAAGAGAAGTATTTATGGTGCGTGTTGAAAGAAGCCATGCATAGTTTTATGGTAATACAGCGTGTCTcagaggaagttttttttttttcagaaatggtTCCAGGGTTTCCTActgtttttgaatttatttatcgTGAACAACCTCTGAGACATGTCCAATATTTTAGAGCTGACCACAAAACTATTGTGTTCACAGGATCTGAGTAGAGAAGTAGCTTTTCTAATCTATACATCTGCATGTGAATACTCTGTCATCAAACACTGAAGCtttgatttcatttgtgttttcactcagcTCTTTGGAAGACAGGCTTGCTGGTAGCTTTTCTGCTGGTTCTTAAAAATATTCATCTCCTTTTTATGGATCCTGCatttcactgtgacactgttttaaaaacctggtgctgctggtgaatATTGAGCTACTTTACACTTTATTCAACTGTGTACAAGCTTATATCACGtttaaacatttacagcagCTACAATATGTGCTGCCTTCAGACAGAACTGGTGAGGCTGTATTTTAACATGAGAAGTCAAGTACAGGATATGTTTGGCATTCAAGTGGTTTAAGTTTGAGAACACTGTTGCTAGGTGATGGGCCATAAAATGGAAGTTGCCTTGTTCCCTTTTAAAGATGGCAAgtggttttgtgtttattgGATTTCGGCATGAAgtttaagaagaagaataaaactcaaaaaaataaacaaaaaacaaaactattaaaacagaattaaaaactTACTTCCATGGACTCTGCAATTACAGAAAACATCAGCTCGTGAGCTTAGAGCTGTTGGAAAATTTGAATTCAAACACAATGTTAGTGACAAAAGTTAAGGCGCTAATAGTCTGATAGGACAAAGTtagcttgtttttgtctttattcagAGGTGGACAGTGGAGAAACAGGGGGAGTGTAACTGGTCACCACCTCAGGTTCAAATGTTTCCAGTCATCTAAAACATCACAGCACTTAAAAGTCATAAGCTTCTGCTCATCTACTGCCCACAGCAGAGCTAAAGATGGCCCTGCAGGAACATAACGTGAGGGATCGTGATGCAGGGAGTTTCCCCTTTGTCATTAAATGCATCCTTTCTCTCCCACTGAACGTGAAGACTCAGGGCCGATGAACTGGTTGTGCTCCAGTAGGTCCAGCTCTAGTTTTGGCTAAACGTGCGTTTGACCTCTATATAAAGATGGACGCGAACATGTTTCACTCTCAAACACGTGTTTTATTgaagttgaaaatgtttcaacCTTAGTGGAAACTTTGCACCTACCCCGTGGCTTCATGATTCCAGTTCATGAACATTCCTAACCaataaaaaaaggagggggggggggggggggggggcagtttcAGAAAGAACTCCTGGTAAGTTCAGTTTAGCTGTTTGTGCTGGACGAGCTGCAGAAAACCCTCCAGTGGTCCGGCTGCCTGTGTTCTTACACGCTCATCCTAGACTGAAGTCGGTGTTTCAAGCCTCGTCTCTTGAAATGATTTTGGGGTAATGAAATGAAACTACTGACGGAAGCAGACGTAGGCGAAGCAGGTTAAGGGAAAGTGGCTGCCCCATAAAATGTAATGATGGCTTTGATGGCAGTGCAGTTTTTGCTTTAATGTCGGGTTGCTCATCTTGTCTCTTGTCCTCTCTAAACTCTTCTTCCTTTGcttcccttttttcctttttccttctctggaAAAATTACTGTCaaagccttttctttctttttttctctcccctctgtccatctctttGAAGTGTTTGTCATGTGAACGTGCAGCAGCTGTTAAAGAGCTtgctgaactctgtgtgtgtgtgtgtgtgtgtttgcaggtgatCCAGGCGGTGTTTTTCGGAGTGTGTGTCCTGATCGATGTGTCCAGTCTGCTGACTAAGGGAGGCGACAGCAGGGAACAAGAGCGGCAGCTGAGGAAGCTGATTGGCCTCAGGGACTGGATGATGGCCGTGCTGGCCTTCCCTGTCGGAGCGGTGAGCGGATGGATGCatacaatcaaacacacacacgtgacacACAATAGCCTGGGGAAGGATCAGCCTGGCTTGCAGGAATCAAAGGCTTGAGTAATGTGTTTGCTGTATaatcagctctctctctctctctctctctctctctctctttttccccttttcctaCAACGTCTCCTGCCCTCCTTTGCTCTCTCAGATGGGTGGCGACAGCCCTTTTCTACAAACCCCTAATTATGGAGATTTTACTGTCGAATGGCCTAAATGATACTTTCAGGAGGCTTTTCCTCTTTTAtaagtctcaaaaaaaaaagaaaaaaacacagccagGTTTGAAAATCCTTGTCTTCTTCCTGTTTATATTACGATGCATTCAGACCTTGTCACATGGTGCATTTTGCCAGAGGCTGCCTCTGAGGACTTTAAAGCTCAACAACAACCATAAACTATTCAACGGCATCTCTGAGTTATAGAAAAGTGTTAGAGGGAGCATCCACAAAGATGCTGCTCGACAGTCGAGGGAGAGAtgaggacattttaaaaatgtttctacaATATGAGGCAGAAACTCTCTCAACTAAACAGCAAGATTTGATGGTTGAACCTTTGAATCAGCCTCCGTAGTGCTGATGTGATTACAAGGTATCAGCAGAACTAAAAAGTGCTGGTTTCAGTTTcctaaaaccaaaaaaaaaagaacttcaaGGTAAAGTCTTCAATTTCATTAATTTTTATAACAATAAATAATCGTTGAGCAtgtttccaaatgttttttaaCACCATTTTTTGAAGTGTAATGGttaattaagattaaaaaaatgtatgaatattCAAGGAACCACCGCagcagctaaataaataaatacatctttttccaaacaaaataatctgaaaaatAACATAACTATGTTCATAAATAAATCTGACTAAAGGACCAACTTTAGGTACAGTTTTCAACGTTTGGTGCTAAGGAGTCAGTTTGTTTGGAGACGCAGAGAGGTTCAAAAACTAGAGCCAACACATGAACCTTCAGCAGCTCATATCAGCCGAAGCTGAAATGTTGCTGTGAATAACCAGAACAAAGCGTTGAGTCGTCCTGTGTTGCTTCTGTCAGCCAGACGGTGACCTCTGTCTGATCCTCAGGCTGTTCTCACTGCGCGGGCTGACTCTGCTCACAtgtttctgcctctctcacagtcattaacacacacacacacacacacgcacgcacacacacgcacgcacgcacgcacacacacacacactcacacacacacacactcttattcAAGATTTCAGTTGGCAAGGCGCCCTGTAGCTGCCGCACCGAGGAACGTGTCTGACCAAAGCCGTATCCTAagcttcaacacacacacacacacacacacacagagtcatgaATATGCATACtatacactcacagacactaatcacacacagctgatagCTAACCACCCCCAAGCAACCTTTGTGCCAATTAGATCGCTGCCACAGTCGAGGCTACAACACACACGGTctgtctgtgacacacacacctatagAAGCAGTCAGCTGGCTCGGTGCCGTGAGTTGGGCAGAGTTCAGTTTACACACAGCACAATAGACATGATTATCACCACGGCTAATGTCTGGAAACCTAGCCTGACTGATatggaaaaagtgtgtgtgtgtgtgtgtgtgtgtgtgtgtgtagctctgCTCCTATGTGCTGTATACAAGCACAAGAGTGCAGGTGCATATATTAGACGGTTATATGTCCGTGCATGTCCATGTGGGCATCTACTTTAATGTATAGCAGTGTGGAAAATAGAGGAAGTCTGTGAGTATATGTGACACACAGgggcaaagtgtgtgtgtgtgtgtgtgtgtgtgtgtgtgtgtgtgtgtgtgtgtgtgtgtgtgtgtgtgtgtgtgtgtgtgtgtgtgtgtgtgtgtgtgtgtgtgcgccctgCCACCACCGGCCTGTTGAAAGCAGAGAACATGCAGGGTACAATGAAGGGGGCTGGTTCAGATGCCTCGAACTGGAACCCAGATGACGGTCAGGTAATTCCACCCCCGTCCTGCAGAACATGGTCTGGCCTGGGTCCAAACCGTCTGCTGGAGATACATTAGACCAAGTGTTTGTTGGCGTATGGTGCATTCAGGACGTGTGGGATAGTCGGTGGTCTACCATCAAGATGTCCTGGGTGATTTGTTGAATCTTGCTTCTATTGGCTATCAACCATTGTGGAGGTTGTACAGTCCTGTGAGCTGTTCCCCCTGAACCACCACCACAGTGTATAAAGATCACAACACAGTGTCATTTAGTGTCATAAATACAACATATGCACAAGTGTTTTATGAAGACAGATTTGTTTgctaactttgtgtgtgtttttttttctttctctctctctcttaagtTTGTGGTCTTTACATTCTGGACTCTGTACCTGTACGACAGAGACCTGGTCTACCCCAGACTACTGGACAACTTCATTCCTCAGTGGCTCAACCACGGCATGGTGagttcatttttctgttctgaTGCTTTCGTTTAATTCACTGATTATTTCTGATAATTGGTCGGTGAGCGTTGAGTAGCTGCCTGAGGAAGGCTTCAGCAGAGACGCTGATGAAACCACTTAACTGACCCACTGTCACTGGAAACTGGTCACTGCCTAACTTTGTTTAAAGGAGCACATTTGTGTAGCAGACAGCTCGATGCGGCGACGGCACCGTCGCAGGAGCTGAACCGGACTGTGGCGGTGAACAGTGAGCTGAGGCTGAAAGCAGAGCCCTTGATTTACCAGCTGATCCCTGTTCCAGCCCTCACTGCCCTGCATTTGGAAGGGACAGGCCGAATCAGAGCGCaaatatattaataattaacTTTAATTTAACCAGGAAAGTGCCTCGCTGAGATTAAAAATCTCTTTCACATGAATCTCTCAGCCAAGACACACAAGACACATGGAGCACTGACATTACGAAGCCATGTAACGCAGCCTGATAAATTAGTAATAAGTTACATAAACAATGCAGCTGAAATCAGAAGCATAATGTGAACTTGATAAACCAACAGTGGTCAGTATATTATTACAAAGAATATTAAAACAGATATgcaataaatatattaaaagtcCTTTGATTAGTGCAAACTGGGGGAAAACCCCGGGGCAAACCCACTGAGGGGGATTATATAAGAGTCCTGCacaatatatattatataagaGTCCAGCTCTGTAAAACCATAACGCTCCCACACCCCCAAACCCGAGTACCTGACCTGCTCGTTAGCAGTAATTAGCTCTAAATCAATTCCAGATGCGACGTTATTTTCGTcccttttctcagtttttaattagtttttcttgtttctcctgtttttaCATTCATGGGTCATCTAATTAATTTTGGCCCGGACCATTACATGAACATATAAGTATGTTTTTACCTGTTACATGCAGTTTCTGTTGGTCAGGTCCAGGGATCATGTGCAGGACTCTGCTTTATGCAGCGTTTCCCCTCTGGTGTTGGAACACCTCAGGTCCTGGTCTGCCtgcttgattgattgattgattgatagatCCTCATTGTACAGTTCTGCATGGCAGCACATGTAAAGTGAGTCCTGCTTGGATCATTACCCGTATCAGTGCATCATAAACCCCATAAAGTACTTGATGAATCTTATCAGCGGTCAAAGTTGGTGCTGGTGAACCTCTGAATTTGAATAGAGCCATTCGCGGGTCGTTGGCTTTGATTTGCCATCTAGAGGAAGCGGTTTTAATCTAATGTTTAGACAGCGACCAACACGCTGTGCGCCATGTCGCCTGACTGATAACAGCCTcagctgtgcgtgtgtttgaAGCAGCCAGAGAGATAACCTCAAGTTTTTCCAACACTCCGCCTGTAACATGCAAAACGTTCTCATCGAACTTCCTCCTGCTGGAACAGCAGAACACAGGCTCTGTGCACAGAGCGGTGCGAGGTGAGCCggtgtgtgttacctgttagaaaacacaactttgaaacttaaagagacaaagacagcgcgcgcgcgcgtgtgtgtgtgtgtgtgcgcctcttCTCATGCTCCAGGAGGTGATGTCATAGCTGAGTGGTTGCTATGGCGCCGTCGCCAAGTACCAAAACAACCAGAACACCACCAacggccgtgtgtgtgtgtgtgtgtgtgtgtgtgtgtgtgggtgtgtgtgtgtgtgtgtgtgtgtgagacagaaaaacgTGAGGAAGTCTGTGCATGTGCGCACGCCTTtgtgtaacactgtgtgtgtgtgtgtgtgtgtgtgtgtgtgtgtgtgtgtgtgcgcgtgcgtgtgtgcgtgcgtgtgtgcgtgtgtgtgtgtgcgatgtGGGAGATAGAGTCTGCGTGCGTCCAGCGGTTGTAAATATTTTTCGGTATTCCATGGTATCGgtgttgtttgtttacactggcTGCCACGGCAACCGTGTCGCCGTTCCCcttggaggagggaggggtcgAGTGATGGAGAGcgaatgagaggaaaaagatgCAGAAACTTTAACGTGTTCAGCTGTTTGGAGTAATAGAACATGAACAAGTGGAAGATTAACGTGCGCTGTGAGTTTCTTCTCTCTGGCCTCTGGCCTGAGCGGCAGGCGATTCACACCTCCGACTAAggctgaagacagaaaatggtCTCTGAGGTATTCGGAGGAAGCCGTTGTGAAACTGTGGAAACAGTTctgaacaaaaacaccaaacatttaGTGACAGAGGCTGTTGATCAGAATAAACATGAGTCAGACCAAACGTACCGCGAAAATGAAAGATGTTATCTCTCAGGGTGACACAGCTGATGATtcggttttgtttttttgttgttgttttttttgatgGGTGATGAAGGTTATTTTTTGATTCAGTGTGATGATTACGGCTGGATGTACTCCAGGTCTGGTGTTATGCTAATGCACATTGTTTTTTACATATTCGTATTATGTTGTGTTATGTGTAATGTTTCTAGTCTGTTCTGAGCGTAGACTTAGTGTTAAATTAGGGACGTTACCCTTCATTCCAGGAAGAAACAGTGGTGTCACTGTTACAGTTAACACTGTCACATTAAGTACAGTCAGTACAACACAGTAAATAATTCTAGGAAACATATTCATAGAGTCCAGTGCAGTCAAAGTGAAACTAGTAATAAACTTATAATGTCCTATTAGCCGTTAGTTTGTTTGGCAGAGAAGCTCATGAGGACAGTGTGGAGTGTGCACCTGGCTTCCTCACTGTTAGCCCTGACCCTGGGTGGAGTAttgccctcacacacacacacaaatactacGTTTGTATTTGGATCAACCTGAAATTCTGCATAATGTGTAGCAAAAGAGTTTGTTTATTCAGATAATATCAGAGCTTATTGCCCTTTTGTGGAGCCCTGACCCTCAGAACCAAACCTGCTTCGCCTGGGTGCTTCTCACGAGGTTCTGCTGTCCTTTTGTTGCAGTGAATTTATCACGCTCTTTGTGTGATTTGCCTCAAGATGTTCAGTTAAGTTTCTGACGTAAAAAATGGTTCTTCTTGCCGTTTCTACATAAAACTGAAGCCTCTTcgacaaaggggaaaaaaaatctgtcgaCTGACAAAGTATGTAAAGCTTTCTCCATTTCTCCCACCGCAGAGAATGTGGTTCAGGGGTGGGGTCCCCTTCTGTTCACTGCTGGTTACTAagagaacaacaaaacacaaactcagctttatctgtttgcattttgtagtctcacacacacttgaatgAGCTGTCGTCCCATCtccacaaaacacatcagtgtgtatgcacatcagtgtctgtgagcgtgtgtgtgtttgtcagtct
This genomic stretch from Toxotes jaculatrix isolate fToxJac2 chromosome 19, fToxJac2.pri, whole genome shotgun sequence harbors:
- the aig1 gene encoding androgen-induced gene 1 protein isoform X2 — its product is MALIPSQVLRVAILLSYFSILCHYKALDMPAHQTYGGSWKFLTFIDLVIQAVFFGVCVLIDVSSLLTKGGDSREQERQLRKLIGLRDWMMAVLAFPVGAFVVFTFWTLYLYDRDLVYPRLLDNFIPQWLNHGMHTTVLPFIIIEMRTTHHRYPSRLWGLVAVCCFGIGYILWTCWVHQVTGVWVYPVLERITPLARVIFFSAMTVVICVFYVLGEILNSYIWDQPHTGQR
- the aig1 gene encoding androgen-induced gene 1 protein isoform X1, which codes for MALIPSQVLRVAILLSYFSILCHYKALDMPAHQTYGGSWKFLTFIDLVIQAVFFGVCVLIDVSSLLTKGGDSREQERQLRKLIGLRDWMMAVLAFPVGAFVVFTFWTLYLYDRDLVYPRLLDNFIPQWLNHGMHTTVLPFIIIEMRTTHHRYPSRLWGLVAVCCFGIGYILWTCWVHQVTGVWVYPVLERITPLARVIFFSAMTVVICVFYVLGEILNSYIWDQPHTVKVKGE